One region of Citrus sinensis cultivar Valencia sweet orange chromosome 6, DVS_A1.0, whole genome shotgun sequence genomic DNA includes:
- the LOC102607958 gene encoding uncharacterized protein LOC102607958, which translates to MGAEIQKIKRGGDEKERQKESMPEIQKIKKDIEEKERQRERIEEIRKKIEEKVLGKAQEEEELALKVVCEHELVETQKKDALEHSSIEVEADVRNILEGKTYEELKVILKQVHLFKAKAFLKEMQDKKIQNETQEIEAESFAARVLVGDVIVSEEDREMDRLQHALEQLLDLGAWKANMLEQEISSFERELRAETFTLNCLDAAKFAMDRDLVNVINTWETVLIHSKEEFTKFRAMWEFVDTMNSGFWDWIDGAKVLKKMLTVVLEHSMLCSDKAAIEMEIRDMGPESGLRCVRQHSTPLNWEANFISLGSYLESKNRWG; encoded by the exons ATGGGT GCAGAGATACAAAAAATTAAGCGAGGTGGAGACGAGAAGGAAAGACAGAAAGAGAGTATG CCAGAGATacagaaaattaagaaagatatagaagaaaaagaaagacagAGAGAAAGGATAGAGGagattagaaagaaaatagagGAAAAAGTCCTAGGAAAGGCacaagaagaggaagaacTG GCACTTAAAGTGGTTTGTGAGCATGAATTAGTTGAAACACAGAAGAAGGATGCATTAGAACATTCAAGTATTGAAGTTGAAGCAGATGTCAGGAACATTTTGGAAGGAAAGACTTATGAGGAGCTCAAGGTTATTCTTAAACAGGTTCATTTATTCAAGGCGAAG GCTTTTTTGAAGGAAATGCAAGATAAAAAGATCCAGAATGAGACTCAAGAGATAGAGGCTGAATCTTTTGCAGCACGAGTACTAGTTGGTGATGTCATTGTCTCTGAAGAGGACAGGGAGATGGATAGGCTGCAACATGCCTTGGAGCAGCTTTTGGATCTTGGTGCATGGAAGGCGAATATGCTGGAACAAGAGATTAGCTCATTTGAAAGGGAATTGCGTGCAGAAACATTTACACTAAATTGTCTAGATGCTGCAAAATTTGCTATGGATCGAGACCTGGTGAATGTTATCAACACTTGGGAAACAGTGTTGATACATTCAAAAGAGGAGTTCACTAAATTTAGAGCTATGTGGGAATTTGTTGATACTATGAACTCCGGGTTTTGGGATTGGATTGATGGTGCTAAAGTCTTGAAGAAGATGCTAACTGTGGTTCTAGAGCACAGTATGTTATGCAGTGATAAAGCAGCCATTGAAATGGAAATTAGGGATATGGGACCTGAAAGTGGACTGCGCTGTGTGAGACAACATTCTACACCATTAAATTGGGAGGCaaatttcatttctcttgGAAGCTACCTTGAATCAAAAAATCGATGGGGATAG
- the LOC102610598 gene encoding protein PHYTOCHROME KINASE SUBSTRATE 4, which translates to MERSTIAMNKSINNGHHHLSPQQQQSMDHQPYFSFPPKPPLGNASFASYLIRPNHQDIHVNAGQADDSEICIFEARKYFNETNSNINIDSKAIISSSNNNNNRVSPLNVTSNNNNNNNNPELISEHRISSDVSALPRFSCSSSVDGYGRNYRPRSFNATPTASSEASWNSQTGLLQNPPGAVAISMRNPATEEKKRGGRTSSKWRLFGRKCPCSGKKSVQVEEKASSSSSVASVSVSAEPKAPADRLYNNKRQIQKSLEIPVDRSFQSEEIITNIRRISAECRFTGLGQQRVNIVPPGRPYTDATPGFTFPILNQTASMKLVLNNAPLLEDPPRESLEIFQPPLDQETAVSRNATRHSFTFPASPGRTRMTTDDDVASDASSDLFEIESFSTQTTTYPMYHRRDSLDEAASFNARRLAAANGNNNLMYCTRGSLDEAVTPSIAATECYEPSEASIDWSVTTAEGFDRGSVTNYSATAPEVDDVAATRHGGGISKKKGNGGMLLSCRCEKAVSVVGPNPVKCVAGSGMRHVSSRTCSANNNSKPPLPRSQSHTLSLPFAT; encoded by the coding sequence atggaaAGATCAACAATAGCGATGAACAAAAGCATTAATAATGGCCACCACCATTTATCtccacaacaacaacaatcaaTGGATCATCAACCTTACTTTTCTTTCCCACCAAAACCCCCTCTTGGAAATGCATCTTTCGCCTCGTATCTCATTAGACCAAATCATCAAGATATTCACGTTAATGCTGGCCAAGCTGACGATTCAGAAATTTGCATTTTCGAAGCCCGGAAGTACTTCAACGAAACCAACAGCAACATCAACATCGACTCCAAAGCGATcatcagcagcagcaacaacaacaacaaccgaGTGTCGCCCCTCAACGTTACTagtaacaacaataacaataataataatcccgAACTCATATCCGAGCATCGAATTAGCAGCGATGTTTCAGCTCTTCCCAGATTCTCTTGTTCTTCATCGGTTGATGGATATGGAAGAAATTACCGACCTCGATCTTTCAATGCAACTCCTACAGCTTCATCGGAAGCTAGCTGGAATAGCCAGACGGGGCTTTTACAAAATCCGCCTGGTGCGGTGGCCATATCCATGCGAAACCCTGCAActgaagagaagaaaagaggaGGTAGAACTTCCAGTAAATGGCGGCTTTTCGGACGAAAATGCCCTTGCTCCGGTAAAAAATCTGTCCAAGTTGAGGAAAAAGCATCATCCTCATCGTCAGTAGCTTCAGTTTCAGTTTCAGCAGAACCCAAAGCCCCAGCAGATCGTTTGTACAACAACAAAAggcaaattcaaaaatcactTGAAATCCCCGTCGACAGAAGTTTCCAAAGCGAAGAAATCATCACTAATATCCGTAGAATCTCTGCGGAGTGTCGTTTCACAGGCCTTGGCCAGCAACGAGTGAATATTGTTCCCCCAGGGAGACCCTACACTGATGCTACACCCGGGTTCACTTTTCCTATATTGAATCAAACGGCTTCCATGAAATTGGTTTTGAACAACGCTCCCCTTCTTGAAGACCCACCGAGAGAATCTTTAGAAATTTTCCAGCCGCCGTTGGATCAAGAGACTGCAGTATCGAGAAACGCGACGCGACATAGCTTCACCTTTCCGGCGAGTCCAGGCAGAACCCGGATGACGACTGACGACGACGTGGCAAGCGATGCGAGCTCTGACTTGTTCGAGATCGAGAGTTTCTCGACGCAGACGACGACGTACCCGATGTACCACCGTCGGGATTCTCTCGACGAGGCTGCGAGCTTCAACGCTAGAAGACTAGCCGCCGCGAACggtaataataacttaatgtACTGCACGCGTGGGAGCCTGGACGAGGCCGTGACGCCATCAATAGCGGCAACCGAATGTTACGAGCCGAGCGAGGCCAGCATTGACTGGAGCGTGACCACGGCCGAAGGGTTTGACAGAGGAAGTGTTACGAATTACTCGGCGACGGCACCAGAAgttgatgacgtggcagcgACGAGACACGGGGGCGGGATTAGCAAGAAGAAAGGGAATGGCGGGATGTTGTTGAGCTGTCGATGTGAGAAGGCGGTGAGCGTGGTGGGGCCAAATCCAGTGAAGTGCGTGGCGGGTAGTGGAATGAGACATGTGAGCAGTAGGACATGCAGTGCGAATAACAATAGTAAGCCACCGCTTCCCAGGTCTCAATCTCATACGTTGTCCCTGCCTTTTGCGACATAG
- the LOC102608727 gene encoding uncharacterized protein LOC102608727 isoform X2, producing MGLFKSEVAVCPSNLHCAEWARIYMEYCLCSVRDGVSLGLGLASVISWGVAEVPQIITNYEEKSTEGLSIAFLTTWILGDLFNVFGCLLEPATLPTQYYMAMLYTLTTVILTAQTMYYSHIYPRLKHNKRPQTGLMPNQPEAAEKTRPSSNGVGEQVNSSGKWKIDSDTSDTENFSIPIPLPPFPRNGSPGRELYYTSARSLSSSHTPTAGSFIAQRMSPSHHSRISIEEPLLGGHISTQSPPSTNTKTMLCLVPIMIFLTTFNFHYSNTEHDTVFEKPNKGFVIQVSGGLLQESVTGGSSGIGSYLGWAMAAIYMGGRLPQICLNIRRGHVEGLNPLMFVFALVGNATYVASILVNSVDWSRIRPNLPWLVDAGGCVLLDSFILIQFIYYRYRSFQEDKHENSNSA from the exons ATGGGATTGTTCAAAAGTGAAGTGGCAGTGTGCCCCAGCAATTTGCATTGTGCAGAATGGGCTAGAATATACATGGAATATTGCCTTTGCAGTGTTAGAGATGGGGTTTCTTTGGGCTTAGGATTGGCCAGTGTGATCAGTTGGGGCGTGGCTGAAGTCCCCCAAATCATTACTAATTACGAGGAGAAATCCACTGAAGGCCTCTCAATTGCTTTTCTAACCACATGGATTCTTGG AGATCTTTTCAATGTTTTCGGCTGCCTGCTGGAACCAGCTACT CTTCCAACTCAGTACTATATGGCAATG TTGTATACACTGACTACTGTAATTCTTACCGCACAAACCATGTATTACAGTCACATTTATCCTCGTCTAAAACATAATAAACGACCCCAGACg GGTCTCATGCCTAACCAACCTGAGGCTGCAGAGAAGACTAGGCCAAGTAGCAATGGTGTTGGTGAACAAGTAAACAGTTctggaaaatggaaaattgaTTCTGACACTTCTGACacagaaaatttttcaattccTATTCCTCTTCCACCATTTCCTCGAAATGGGTCTCCTGGAAGAGAATTATACTATac GTCTGCAAGATCACTATCAAGTAGTCATACACCTACCGCTGGATCGTTCATAGCACAACGAATGAGTCCCTCTCATCATTCTAGGATTTCTATAGAAGAGCCCTTGCTTGGTGGACATATTTCTACACAATCTCCACCATCTACAAACACCAAAACAATGCTATGCTTG GTCCCGATAATGATATTCCTTACAACATTTAATTTCCACTATTCGAACACTGAACATGATACGGTGTTTGAGAAACCAAACAAAGGTTTTGTGATTCAA GTAAGTGGTGGTCTGTTGCAAGAAAGTGTTACTGGAGGAAGCAGTGGGATTGGAAGCTACCTTGGTTGGGCAATGGCAGCAATTTACATGGGTGGGCGGCTTCCACAAATTTGCTTGAAT ATAAGAAGGGGCCATGTGGAG GGGCTTAATCCTTTGATGTTTGTCTTTGCTTTAGTGGGTAATGCAACATATGTAGCAAG CATACTTGTTAACAGCGTGGATTGGTCAAGAATCAGACCAAATCTGCCATGGCTTGTGGATGCAGGAGGCTGTGTGCTGCTTGATTCTTTT ATTTTAATCCAGTTTATCTACTACCGGTATCGGTCATTTCAAGAGGATAAGCATGAAAACTCTAATTCAGCTTAG
- the LOC102608727 gene encoding uncharacterized protein LOC102608727 isoform X1, with protein MGLFKSEVAVCPSNLHCAEWARIYMEYCLCSVRDGVSLGLGLASVISWGVAEVPQIITNYEEKSTEGLSIAFLTTWILGDLFNVFGCLLEPATLPTQYYMAMLYTLTTVILTAQTMYYSHIYPRLKHNKRPQTGLMPNQPEAAEKTRPSSNGVGEQVNSSGKWKIDSDTSDTENFSIPIPLPPFPRNGSPGRELYYTSARSLSSSHTPTAGSFIAQRMSPSHHSRISIEEPLLGGHISTQSPPSTNTKTMLCLVPIMIFLTTFNFHYSNTEHDTVFEKPNKGFVIQVRRKLLQVSGGLLQESVTGGSSGIGSYLGWAMAAIYMGGRLPQICLNIRRGHVEGLNPLMFVFALVGNATYVASILVNSVDWSRIRPNLPWLVDAGGCVLLDSFILIQFIYYRYRSFQEDKHENSNSA; from the exons ATGGGATTGTTCAAAAGTGAAGTGGCAGTGTGCCCCAGCAATTTGCATTGTGCAGAATGGGCTAGAATATACATGGAATATTGCCTTTGCAGTGTTAGAGATGGGGTTTCTTTGGGCTTAGGATTGGCCAGTGTGATCAGTTGGGGCGTGGCTGAAGTCCCCCAAATCATTACTAATTACGAGGAGAAATCCACTGAAGGCCTCTCAATTGCTTTTCTAACCACATGGATTCTTGG AGATCTTTTCAATGTTTTCGGCTGCCTGCTGGAACCAGCTACT CTTCCAACTCAGTACTATATGGCAATG TTGTATACACTGACTACTGTAATTCTTACCGCACAAACCATGTATTACAGTCACATTTATCCTCGTCTAAAACATAATAAACGACCCCAGACg GGTCTCATGCCTAACCAACCTGAGGCTGCAGAGAAGACTAGGCCAAGTAGCAATGGTGTTGGTGAACAAGTAAACAGTTctggaaaatggaaaattgaTTCTGACACTTCTGACacagaaaatttttcaattccTATTCCTCTTCCACCATTTCCTCGAAATGGGTCTCCTGGAAGAGAATTATACTATac GTCTGCAAGATCACTATCAAGTAGTCATACACCTACCGCTGGATCGTTCATAGCACAACGAATGAGTCCCTCTCATCATTCTAGGATTTCTATAGAAGAGCCCTTGCTTGGTGGACATATTTCTACACAATCTCCACCATCTACAAACACCAAAACAATGCTATGCTTG GTCCCGATAATGATATTCCTTACAACATTTAATTTCCACTATTCGAACACTGAACATGATACGGTGTTTGAGAAACCAAACAAAGGTTTTGTGATTCAAGTAAGAAGAAAGCTTTTGCAG GTAAGTGGTGGTCTGTTGCAAGAAAGTGTTACTGGAGGAAGCAGTGGGATTGGAAGCTACCTTGGTTGGGCAATGGCAGCAATTTACATGGGTGGGCGGCTTCCACAAATTTGCTTGAAT ATAAGAAGGGGCCATGTGGAG GGGCTTAATCCTTTGATGTTTGTCTTTGCTTTAGTGGGTAATGCAACATATGTAGCAAG CATACTTGTTAACAGCGTGGATTGGTCAAGAATCAGACCAAATCTGCCATGGCTTGTGGATGCAGGAGGCTGTGTGCTGCTTGATTCTTTT ATTTTAATCCAGTTTATCTACTACCGGTATCGGTCATTTCAAGAGGATAAGCATGAAAACTCTAATTCAGCTTAG
- the LOC102608250 gene encoding protein PLANT CADMIUM RESISTANCE 10 isoform X2 — MTSQSGYVPPPYIPLGQSDSGLEIVPQKEDLSDPRHPSDGPVQWSSGICACFDDMQSCCIGLFCPWYLFGKNAEFLGSGTFTGSCLTHFITWAFVNTVCCLLTDGILLGLPGCFVSCYACGYRRTLRTKYNLPGNT, encoded by the exons ATGACTAGCCAAAGTGGTTATGTGCCGCCTCCTTATATTCCTTTGGGACAGTCAGATTCGGGACTGGAGATTGTTCCTCAAAAAGAAGACCTCTCTGATCCTCGTCACCCAAGTGATGGCCCGGTGCAATGGTCATCTGGAATCTGTGCTTGTTTCGATGATATGCAGAGCT GTTGTATAGGTCTTTTCTGCCCATGGTATCTGTTTGGGAAGAATGCAGAGTTCTTGGGCTCTGGAACTTTCACAGGATCTTGCTTGACCCATTTTATTACATGGGCTTTTGTCAATACTGTATGTTGCTTGTTGACTGATGGAATTTTGTTGGGATTACCTGGATGCTTTGTTTCCTGTTACGCATGTGGCTACCGTCGAACACTACGGACAAAGTATAATCTGCCG GGAAATACGTGA
- the LOC102609578 gene encoding uncharacterized protein LOC102609578 yields MAVALQVSNISSLVSPPSITSPPFILLPSSKLNSNSNKAYGSIHTTNFKSFRVLYRYSAKEEDDNDGENCSFDEAVALFNERAYYKCHDCLESLWYTAEEPTRTLIHGVLQCAVGFYHLFNQNHKGAMMELGEGLGKLRKMNLRSGPFHEFENEISAALEFIYRTQIELAACADDICLAMDQSERSYQLLGDYAAGQQLYHLESDHNQIMYIVFDPQRSYGSDDKSIKLSLQNQSFSGSFSSAPAKICESFLEMQTSLLHSIITTIFFFEVLY; encoded by the exons atggCAGTTGCTCTCCAAGTCTCAAATATCTCGTCACTAGTTTCTCCTCCATCCATCACTTCACCTCCATTCATTCTTCTGCCATCCTCAAAGCTCAACAGTAACAGCAACAAGGCTTATGGTTCAATCCATACCACCAACTTCAAATCATTTCGCGTTCTGTATCGTTACTCTGctaaagaagaagatgataatGATGGAGAAAATTGCAGTTTCGACGAGGCAGTAGCGCTTTTCAATGAAAGGGCATACTATAAATGCCATGACTGTCTTGAATCTCTGTGGTACACTGCTGAAGAACCAACAAGAACTCTCATTCACGGAGTTCTCCAATGTGCCGTTGGGTTTTATCACCTTTTCAATCAG AATCATAAAGGGGCAATGATGGAGTTGGGAGAGGGACTGGGTAAGCTTAGAAAGATGAATCTTAGGAGTGGACCATTTCATGAATTCGAGAATGAGATTTCTGCTGCTTTGGAGTTTATATATCGAACTCAAATTGAATTAGCAGCCT GTGCTGATGACATTTGTCTAGCAATGGATCAATCAGAAAGATCATACCAATTGCTTGGGGATTATGCAGCTGGGCAGCAGCTTTATCATCTAGAGAGTGACCATAATCAAATTATGTATATAGTGTTTGATCCTCAGAGATCGTATGGCTCTGATGATAAGTCAATAAAG CTAAGTCTGCAAAATCAGAGCTTTTCAGGCTCATTCAGTTCAGCACCAGCAAAAATATGTGAATCATTCTTGGAGATGCAAACAAGTCTCCTACACAGCATTAtcactacaatttttttttttgaagtctt GTACTGA
- the LOC102608250 gene encoding protein PLANT CADMIUM RESISTANCE 10 isoform X1: protein MTSQSGYVPPPYIPLGQSDSGLEIVPQKEDLSDPRHPSDGPVQWSSGICACFDDMQSCCIGLFCPWYLFGKNAEFLGSGTFTGSCLTHFITWAFVNTVCCLLTDGILLGLPGCFVSCYACGYRRTLRTKYNLPEAPCGDFVTHFFCHLCAICQEYREIRERSSDANPPDLSLAVVTVPPTQTMESGSKQ, encoded by the exons ATGACTAGCCAAAGTGGTTATGTGCCGCCTCCTTATATTCCTTTGGGACAGTCAGATTCGGGACTGGAGATTGTTCCTCAAAAAGAAGACCTCTCTGATCCTCGTCACCCAAGTGATGGCCCGGTGCAATGGTCATCTGGAATCTGTGCTTGTTTCGATGATATGCAGAGCT GTTGTATAGGTCTTTTCTGCCCATGGTATCTGTTTGGGAAGAATGCAGAGTTCTTGGGCTCTGGAACTTTCACAGGATCTTGCTTGACCCATTTTATTACATGGGCTTTTGTCAATACTGTATGTTGCTTGTTGACTGATGGAATTTTGTTGGGATTACCTGGATGCTTTGTTTCCTGTTACGCATGTGGCTACCGTCGAACACTACGGACAAAGTATAATCTGCCG GAAGCACCATGTGGGGACTTTGTTACCCACTTTTTTTGCCATTTGTGTGCCATTTGTCAAGAATACAGGGAAATACGTGAAAGATCTAGTGACGCTAATCCTCCTGATCTCAGCTTAGCCGTAGTCACAGTCCCACCAACCCAGACTATGGAATCAGGTTCCAAGCAATAG
- the LOC102609876 gene encoding translocase of chloroplast 34, chloroplastic yields the protein MSMASQVIREWMGIQQFPPATQTKLLELLGKLKQENVNTLTILVMGKGGVGKSSTVNSIIGEKAVTVSTFQSEGPRPVMVSRSRAGFTLNIVDTPGLIEGGYVNYHAIQLIKRFLLNKTIDVLLYVDRLDVYRVDNLDKQITRAITDNFGEQIWKRALIVLTHAQLSLPDGLDYEVFCSKRSEALLKFVSPSTWMKKKDIQGSFVPVVLVENSGRCAKNENDEKVLPNGTAWIPNLVKTITEVVLNGSKALLVDKKLVEGPNPNEKGKILIPFIFAFQYFFIIKPLIRAIKSDAAKEAKPVWARASRRL from the exons ATGTCTATGGCGTCTCAAGTAATACGTGAATGGATGGGAATTCAGCAGTTCCCACCTGCCACTCAAACAAAATTGCTTGAATTGTTGGGAAAACTTAAACAAGag AATGTGAACACATTGACCATACTTGTGATGGGGAAGGGTGGCGTTGGGAAATCATCAACTGTAAACTCTATCATAGGAGAGAAAGCGGTTACTGTTAGTACGTTTCAG TCGGAAGGACCAAGACCTGTGATGGTTTCCCGCTCCAGGGCTGGATTTACATTGAACATTGTTGACACTCCTGGGCTCATAGAAGGTGGATATGTCAATTATCATGCTATTCAGCTAATCAAACG TTTCCTTCTGAACAAAACTATCGATGTTCTACTGTATGTCGACCGTCTGGATGTTTATAGGGTAGATAATTTGGATAAGCAGATTACTAGAGCCATAACGGATAATTTTGGTGAACAAATATGGAAGAGGGCTTTGATTGTTCTCACACATGCTCAACTCTCATTGCCAGACGGATTAGATTATGAAGTTTTTTGCTCCAAAAGGTCAGAGGCtcttctaaaatttgttaGCCCCAGTACCTGgatgaagaaaaaagacaTTCAG GGTTCATTTGTACCTGTTGTCTTGGTTGAGAACAGTGGGAGATGTGccaagaatgaaaatgatgaaaag GTTCTTCCAAATGGGACGGCTTGGATTCCAAATTTAGTCAAAACTATCACAGAAGTCGTGTTGAATGGAAGCAAGGCTCTTCTTGTTGACAAGAAGTTGGTTGAGGGCCCAAACCCCAACGAGAAAGGAAAGATCTTAATTCCTTTCATTTTTGCATTTCAG TACTTCTTTATCATTAAACCTCTAATACGAGCAATCAAGTCTGATGCTGCAAAGGAGGCTAAACCAGTTTGGGCCAGGGCTAGTCGCAGGCTTTGA